The genomic DNA GGACTTGAACTTTTCCAACTGTTCTTTGGTGAGAATCTTGTTGAAGTCCTTTACGCCCTTGATTCTGTGGTTGAGCAAACCTTCTTGAGCCTTGAGGATATTAGCCTTGGCTGCGGCGATTTTCTTGTCGTCATTGCTGTCGAGGGCTTCGCGGAGAGTCTTTTCGGCTTCCTTCTTTTGTTTGCGAAGTTCCTTGAATGTAGAATCCATCACGCGACGTTGCTGTTCCAAAGCGGCCTTTTGTTCTGGAGTTACTTGCAGTACTGAGTCCATGAAGGCTTCGCCTTTCTTAAAGTCGAATTTCTTATCGAACTTCTTGTCGAAATGCTTGCCTTTGAAGTTCGGATCGCGAGGTGGTTCGCCGCGGAAGTGGTCGCCTTTGTGGTGCGGGCCTTCGCCGAATTCTTCACCATGGCGCATGCAACGTGGGCATTTGCAGTCCGGGCCGCAAGGGGCTTTCTTTTTGCAACAGTCTGCTTTTTTCTTGCAGCAGTCCATGTTCTTCTTGCAGCAATCACCAGGCTGGAATTCGCAAATTCCGTTTTTGGAACATGTCGAGAAGCCGGCGTTGTTGAATGCGAATGCTCCAATGAAGAAGCCGAGAGAGCAAGCGAAAATAATCAAGCTTGCGATGAAGGTTTTTGTTGAAGCGTTCATTATTTTGTCTCCTGTAATAAATAGCTGATGGATTGATAGGTATCCAAATTTTCCAGTTCGTCGTCGCTTGTTTCGCCAAGGTCGTTGTACCACGAGACAAGTTCATCGGAAGCGATATTCTCGATGAGGAGTGCTTCGGTGTCCATCTGGTTAAAGATGGTAAAGACGGCGACGAATGCGACGACTATAAGACTTGCGGCGAGTGCATAAATAGATCTCGTCTGGACAAGTTTCAAAAATTTCGTTTTCTTCGAAGAATCGAGTCTTGCGCAGACCTTTTCCCAAGAATCTTCCCTGGGTTTGATTCTATCGAGTTTTGAAAAATCGATTTGATCACGCATAGTTCGTGTTCTCCTGTAAATAGTTCTTGACTGCGGTTCTTGCTCGGCTGAGCCTTGCCTTGATGGTTCCTTCGGGCATGTTGTAAATCTCCGATAGATCCTTGACGCTTAGGTCTTCGGCATCTTTGAGCCAAAGCATGCTTCGCGTTTCGGCGGAGAGTTTTGACAGCCCAAGTTCCAAGAGTTCCGGGTCGTAATCCAGTTGTTCCTCGTGCTTGCTTCCGATGGCGGAAACCGTCACGAGCTCGATATGTTCCTCTTCGAGTTCGGCGTGGCGTTTTTTGGAACGCAGCCTCATGAGGCATTCGTTTACGGTAAGACGGTACAACCAGGTGTTAAGAGCGCTTTCACCGCGGAAGTTCTGGATCTTGCCGGGAACGGATACAAAAATGTCCATCAGAATATCTTCAGCCTCGTCGCGATTCTTGAGCATTCTGAATGCGAGGTTCAGCACGTTTGTACTGTGGGCCTTCCACAGCATGCCAAGCGCTTCGCGGCTGCCTTCTTTGATTTTCTTTATGATGACCTTTTCGTCCATTTCGCTATTTTTGATGCGTGGGATGGATGGTAGGTTGCATGGTTGCAAAAATTTTTTTTGAGCGTTTCCAATAACCAATGACTAATATCTAGTAACTAGTAACTATGAACTAGTAACTATGAACTAGTAACTCAGAACCATTTAATTATATTATATAGCGATGCAAAAAATCCTTTTTGAAAAATTAAAAGAGGCTTTTGCCTCCGTTTTGCCCATCACGCTTATTGTGTTGCTGGTTTCGCATACTCCGCTTGTCTCTTTTTCGGTGAAGGAGCAAGTTGTTTTTTCGATAAGCGCTATTTTTTTGATTGTGGGAATTGGTCTGTTTAACTTGGGAGCGGACCTTGCCATGACGCCGATGGGGGCGTATGTGGGTTCTGGCCTTACCAAGTCGCGTAGGCTTTTGTTGCTTGTTTCGGTGTGCTTTGTGATGGGCGTTCTCATTACGGTGGCGGAGCCGGACTTGTCCGTGCTGGCAGAACAGGTGAAAAATGCCGTGCGGCCGATTTTGCTGATTTCGACAATTGGTGTGGGTGTCGGGATTTTTTTGCTCCTTGCGATTTTGAAGATTGTATTCAAGAAAGACCTTTCGCTGATTATCATTTTCTTTTATATGGTGCTGTTCATGCTCGGCATGCTCATGGTGTCTGTCGGGCGGAATGCCTTTGTGCCGCTTGCGTTTGATTCCGGTGGCGTGACGACGGGACCGATTACAGTGCCGTTTATCATGGCGCTTGGCGTGGGTGTAGCAGGTGCGATTGGCGGTAAGAACGCATCGGAAAATAGCTTCGGCTTGATTGCTCTTTGCTCGGTAGGGCCAATTTTAGCGTTGATGGGCTTGGTCGTTTTTTCGAAGGGCGATTTGACTTATGAACTTTCGACTGCGGCGTATTCTATTGAAGCTAGCCTTGGCGAACACTTTTTGCCGGTGGTGCTGACGGTTGCAAAAGAAGTTTTTATTGCGCTTGCGCTGATTGTTGCTTTCTTTGGAGCTTTGCAATGGACAGTGCTTAAACTCCCGATGGTAAAACTTGTACAGGTGGGTGTCGGGATTTGCTATACGTTTATTGGGCTTGTCATTTTCTTGACCGCTGTAACGGTCGGATTTATGCCGATTGGTTTTGAAATCGGGTGTGAGCTGGCGAAACGGCCGCATGCGCTTGTGACGGCGGGCTTTATCATTGGCATGGTGGTGGTGCTTGCAGAACCGGCGGTGCATGTGCTCAACAAGCAGGTCGAAGAAGTGACGGGCGGCCTTGTGACAAAGTGCTCCATGCTTATTGCGCTTTCAGTGGGCGTCGGCATTTCGATTGGGCTTTCGATGCTCCGCATTATTATCGGGTTCCCGATTATTTATTACCTGTTGCCCGGTTACTTTATTTCACTTGGCCTTTCGTTCTTTGTGCCAAAACTTTATACCGCGATTGCTTTTGACTCTGGTGGTGTGGCAAGTGGTCCCTTGACTTCGAGTTTTATTTTGCCTTTGGCGATTGGCGCCTGCTCCGTGATTCACGACGGCGGCGATTCGATTTTGAATTACGCGTTCGGGATTGTGGCGATGGTCGCGATGACTCCGCTCATTACGATCCAGGTGCTTGGCTTCAAGGCGATTGTGGCAAGACTTTGGCGCAACAGAATGATGATGCGTCGCTTGCAAGATGCTGATGACGAACAAATTATTGACTTTGTGTAGAGGCGATTATGGTTGAAACTGTGAAAAAAGTTTTGAAAAGAAGTACGCCTCAGAAGGTCCATTCTAAGGTCTCGATGAATCGTCTCAAGATTCTTGTGACTACGGTGATGCGCTCGAAGGCCGACTTTTATATGGACTACATCCAGTCTTTTGGGGCGAATGTGCAGTTTGTTCTTTATGGGCATGGCACGGCTCCGCGCGAAATCTTGACAGCGCTAGGACTTGCGGACCCTGAACGTGCCGTAATTGTGAGCATTATTGGCGAAGACCATGTGCCTGCTGTTTTGGAATGCCTTGAAGAAAAATTCAGGACCATTGTAAATGGAAAAGGAATTGCTTACACGATACCGATGTCGAGTGTGATTGGCAAGTCCGTATTTAACTTTTTGAGCGACAACCGTTCCCAGGTGGGGAGAGGATAATCATGAAAGCGAATACACATGAATTAATTATTTGCATTGTGAATAACGGATTCTCCGATACCGTGATGGAAGCTGCAAAGGACGCTGGCGCTCGCGGCGGTACGGTCTTGAACGCTCGCGGAACGGCAAACAAAGAAGCGGAATCGTTCTTCCATATTGCAATCCAGCCAGAAAAGGAAGTGGTGATGATTCTTGTGCCGTTGAACGTGAAAGATGCTGTGTTGCATGCTTTGTACGAAAAAGCAGGCCTTGATACGATGGGGCAGGGAATTGCGTTCGCGCTCCCGGTCGATAACGTGGTTGGGCTCACGCCGTGGAAGGTGGAGCACAAAGCACCAGAAGAAAAGAAGTAGAGAGTACAGTCACTGGGTTGGGCTAAAGCCCCAACTCTTTGGCTCGGTTATAAAAATGAGTAAACTCATTTTTGCAACGCTCGCCTTCTGAGTTGTCTTCAGGCTACGCCTTTCAGGATGACGTTTGGCGTTACACCTTTACATTGAAGTATTCGATTTCGGGGTGGCTGATGTAGAGACCGCTCACAGAGGCTTGCGGGTACATGGCTCCATTTTCGGTGAGGCTGATGCCTACGCTGCCAAAATCGATGAGCTTTGCAATGTTGAAAATTTCCTTGATGTTCGGGAGCACGGGGTAACCAACGGCCGGGCGGATGCCCTTCCAACCGTTGTTGCGTTCGAGTTCCCGGCTCAAGTATTCTGCGCCTGCTTCGGCGAGGCGGTCGGCAACGGTCTGCATGAGGAGAACGTCGTAATCGCTGCCGCCCTGTTCGGCTTTCAGCTTTTCTAAGCGCTTGACGAAGGTATCGCTCATGGTCACGGCGAATGCGCCCACGATGTCGCGGAAAACGTCCTTGCCTGCAGGGGAGGCGAAAACGCTTGCGGTGTTTGCGTTTGCGGGGGCGATGTAGTCGCAGAGTGCAAGGCAAGTGCCTTCGGGGTTCTGCTGGCGTGCGGTTGAAACTTCGACGAGGTCTGCATCGGTGCCTGTGCGGCCCGTGTTGAAGATGACGGAGTTTTCAGTACCGGCAGCAGGGTAGAATGCTTGAACAGCGCGGAGGGAGTATTCGGGCTTTGTGAGCGACTTGATGAGCGCTTCGGCATCGGCCTTGAGCTTTTTCGCTTCTTCTTCTTCGGGCTTGATTTTCCAAGTGAAGAAGAAGTATTCCCAGCTGATGAGCGGGATAATTTTTTCGATAGGAATCGGCGGGAGCTTGCTTTCGCCCATGAACGGCGGTTCCACTGGCTGGTACTTGCTCCAGTCGCATTTGTAGCGGCGTTCTTCCGGCGTGGAGGTTGCTGCGGCCATGGCGTTAGCAGCTTCGGTCTTGATGCCGTTTTGCTTGTCGCGGATGCGTTGCTGCTCTTCGCGGTTTTCTTGAATCGTTTGTTCTCGTGTGGCGGGGTCCAGCAATTTCTGGGCAAGGCCCGGATTGCTAGCGGCGTCGCGCACATGGAAAACAGGACCGTCATAGCACGGAGCGATTTTCACGGCGGTATGCGTAGGCGAGGTGGTGGCGCCACCGACGATAATTGGAATGCGCTGACCGGCGGCCTGCATGGCCTTTGCAACCGTGCACATTTCTTCGAGAGACGGCGTGATAAGACCGGAAAGGCTCAAGATATCTGCTTTGTTTTCAATTGCGGCCTTGACAATCACATCTTCAGGAACCATCACACCGAGGTCTACCATGTCATAGCCGTTGCAAGCCATAATCACGGAAACGATGTTCTTGCCGATGTCATGCACGTCGCCCTTGACGGTTGCGATGACGATTTTGCCGCGACTTGCGGCGTTTGCGTCTTTGCCGGCTTCGATGTAAGGCTGCAAGATTTCCACGGCCTTCTTCATGGTTCGTGCGGTTTTCACCACCTGGGGCAAGAACATCTTGCCTTCTCCGAAGAGACGGCCCACTTCGTTCATGCCGTCCATCAGCGGGCCGGAAATGATTCCGACGGGGCTGTCGCCACGGTTGATGAGTTCCATCAAGTCGGGTTGAAGCGTTGTAGAAGTTCCCTTGAGGAGAGCTTCTTGCAAGCGTTCTTCGGGCGTGGTGGGCTTTGCTTCGGCGGCTTTTTCGTTTGCGTCGCTCGTTGCGGAACCTGCGCCGGTGCTCATCGCGAAAATGGCCTTTGGATCGTACTTGGCGCCGGTTTCTTTGGCTTTGGCCTGGGCGGCTGTCATGCGGCTTGCAATTTCAATCAAGGCTTCGCTAGCATCCGGTTCCGTATTGAAAATCACTTCGGTAATTGCCATGCGGAGTTCGAGCGGAATCGTCTTGTATTCGATAATGGCGCTCGGATTCATGATCGCCATGCCCATGCCGTTCGGGATGGCGTAATGCAAGAATGTGGTGTGCATGGCTTCGCGCAAGTAGTTGTTGCCGCGGAATGCAAAAGAGAGGTTCGAAAGACCGCCCGAAATGCGCACACCGGGCAGGTTGTCCATAATCCAGCGGACGGCACGGATAAAGTCTATGGCGTAGGCGTTGTGTTCCGCCATGCCGGTAGCGACCGTCAAAACGTTCGGGTCGTAAATGATATCGGATGGATCAAAGTGAAGTTGCTTCACCATGATATCATAAGCGCGGGACGCAATTTGTACGCGGCGCTCGTAGTTGGTGGCCTGGCCTTCTTCGTCGAAGAGCATCACGATCACGGCGGCGCCGAGGCGCTTCACGGTGAGCGCGTGTTCGATAAAAGCCTTTTCGCCCATCTTAAGCGAAATGGAGTTCACGATGCTCTTGCCCTGGATACACTTGAGGCCTTCTTCGATGACTTCGAAGCGGGAGCTGTCGACCATAATAGGCACGCGGCTTACAGCCGGGTCGGAGGCGATCAAGTTCAGGAACGTGCGCATTTCGGCGGTCGCATCGAGGAGGCCGTCGTCCATGTTGACGTCAATGACGTCGGCGCCGTCATCGACCTGCTTACGGGCGATGTCGAGCGCTTCTTCGTAATTCTTCTCGTTGATGAGACGCAGGAACTTCTTGGAGCCCGCGACGTTGCAACGTTCGCCGACCTTGGCGAAGTCCTCGGCGTTGCAGCTGTCGGCGCCGTTGCTCGGACGCACTTGGTCTTTGAACAACGGTTCCAGACCGGCGAGGCGGAGACGCGGACAAGTGACATACTTGGGCGCGGGTTCGCGGCGCTTGTAGTCAGCCGGGAGTTCGTCGAGCATCTTGCGCATGGCGGCGATATGTTCCGGAGTCGTACCGCAGCAACCGCCAATCATGTTCACGAGCTTGTCATCCAGATAAACTCGCATCAGGCGGACCATGTCTTCGGGCGTATCGTCGTAACCGCCGAACTGGTTCGGAAGGCCTGCGTTCGGGTGGCAGCTGAGGTAGCACGGGGCTACAACGCCCATGCGGCGGAGGTACGGCACCATACCGTCTGCACCGAGACCGCAGTTGAGGCCGATGGAAAGCGGATGCATGTGCATCACGCTCACGGCAAATGCTTCGACCGTCTGGCCAGAAAGCGTACGGCCGGAGGCGTCGCTTACGGTCATCGAAAGCATCACTTCGATCGGCTTGATTTCAGCTTCGGGAGTGCCTGCTGTTTTGGCGGCGGCGATTCGTGCTTCGTTCGCCTTGCTGTAGGCGCTGAGGGCGGCCTTGGCGTTCAGCGTGTCAAAAATCGTTTCGATGAGGATGGCGTCGACGCCTTCTTCCATTAAGACTGTGATTTGTTCTAAATACGCATCTTCAAGTTCGTCAAAAGTGATGGCGCGGCTTGCCGGGTCGTTCACGTCGTCGCTCATGGAAAGCATCTTGCTTGTGGGGCCGACGTCACCCAGAATGTAGACCTTGCGGCCGTACTTCTTGAAGCCTTCTTCGGCGGCCTGCTTCGCTATCTTCACGGAAGCACGGTTCATTTCCGCGATGCGGTGTTCCTGATGGTATTCGTGTTGGCTCACGCGCTGGCTTGAGAACGTATTCGTGGTGAGGCAATCTACGCCTGCATCCACGTAACGACGCTGGATGTCGAGAATGATGTCGGGCTTTTCGATGGAGAGCATATCGTTGTTGGCGCCCTTGATCCCGTAAGTCTGGATAACAGAGCCCATGCCGCCATCGAGCAGCATCATCTTTGATTCGAACGCTTCGCGAAGAGTCATTTTATTTCCGTGTTTAAAATTCGAATTTATGCGTATATTTGTTTTTATGCATAAAAATAGAAAATGCTAGGACGGTTGTCACTAGCAATGAACCCATAATACCCTAAATTACATATTCCTAGTGAATGGGAAGGTCTTTAAAAAGTTACAATGAAAAAGCGATGCGGGTGACTTATAACTACTTAATTAGTATAGATTTGCACTCATGAATATCGTCATTTATGCGCTTTTTGCTCTTTCTGGTTTTGCGGGTCTCATTTACGAGGGGTCGTGGGCTAGGTACCTTAAACTTTTCCTCGGACATTCGAGTTACGGTCAGGTGCTCACGCTCTGCATTTACATGGGCGGGCTTGCGATTGGCAGTTTTGTCGCGGGCAAGCTTGTGGAGCGTGTGAAGCGTCCGCTGCTCGGGTATGCGGCGGTGGAGCTTGCTATTGGTATTGGTGGGTTGATTTACCACCCGATGTACATTTGGATCACGGATTATTTTTACGATTCGAATTTTGTGGCGGGGTTGAGTTCGCGCGGAGCGGAAATTTTGAAGGTGGTGCTGGCGACGGGTTCGACGCTACCGATTGCGATTGCAGTGGGCATGACGTTCCCGTTTATTGCGGCAGGTCTCATGCGCAAGAGCGGTGCCGAAGTTTCGCTCCCGATGCTTTACTTTACGAACAGCCTCGGCAGTGCAATTGGTATTTTGTTCACAAGCTATACGCTGATTCCTGTGCTGGGTAACCATGCAACTTTGTGCGTAGCGGCTTCGATTAACTTTTTGCTGGCGGCGATTTTCTGCTATATCGGCTATACGGCACCTTCGACGCACGAAGAAGAACTTGAAGAAGAAGGGGTTGGAGCGCTGGCGACTGCTGGCGGGGATGCCGTTGAATCTCGTGAAAATGCAAATCGTACGGAACCTCTTAATGAAGACTACGTGGCGGAACACAAGCTTGCGATGCCGCCGAAGAATATGTGGTTCTGGATTGCGGGGATTACGGGACTCACTTCGTTTGTCTATGAAATCGTGTGGATTCGTTTGCTCTCGCTGTTGATGGGCTCTTCGAGCCATAGCTTTGACCAGATGCTTTCGGCGTTCATTTTAGGGCTTGCAATTGGCAGTGCCGTGAGCGGAAAGTTGTTGAAGAAGGACTCGCTCGTGGTGCTTTCGCTCGCGCAGATTTTCATGGGATTCTTTGCGCTTTGCACGCTGTATTTCTACAAGCCGTTTTGGGAAGGCATGAATGTCGCGAACCAGATTTTCAATACAACGAATGACGGTTATGTTTGCTGGAGCATCTTCAAGTATGCGCTTTCGATTTTGTGGATGGTACCGACGAGTTTCTTTGCGGGCATGACGCTTCCGCTGATTACGCTGATTTTGACGCGTGCGTTCAAGAGCGAAGCCCCGATTGGCAAGGTGTATGGCTGGAATACGGTGGGTTCGATTCTCGGTTCGGCTGGCGGTGGACTTTTGCTGTTGCCGCTTATGCAGCTCAAGGGCTCGCTTGTGCTTGCGGCTGTGCTTGACTTTATGATTGGCTTTATTTTGCTCGTCATTTATCGCAAAAAATTCCGCTATAGCGTGCTCTTTTATGTGATGACGGCGGTGATGATTTTGCCTTCGTTCTTTGTGAATTTTGACCCGCACATGATTACGTCGGGCGCTTTCCGCGCTTACAAGAATTTGCACCCAGACGAGAAGATTGTGGTGCGTGATGGTAAGACGGCGACAATCAGTTTCCATGAATCCGATGTGCATTACTATGTGAAGACGAACGGCAAGGCCGATGCGAGCATGAGCAAGAATCGTGAACGCCCGATTGAAGGCGATGAGCTTACGCAGGCGGCGACCGCGTTTATGCCGATGGCGATGAAGGATAAACCGTACGATGCCGCAATGGTCGGATTTGGCAGTGGCATGGGCGCGCATTATTTGCTCGCAGACCCGCTGGTGCGCGATTTTGACTGCGTGGAAATCGAAGAAGAAATGATGAATCTCGCTCGCGGATTTTATCCGTGGAACGCTCGCGGCTACGATGACCCGCGCATCCATATTTTCATTGATGACGCACAGACGTTCTTCCTCACGAATCGTCGCAAGTACGACTTGATGATTAGCGTGCCGAGTAACCCGTGGGTGAGCGGTGTTGCAAGCTTGTTCAGCCATGAATTTTACACCAAGATGCGCCGCTACATGAAA from Fibrobacter succinogenes includes the following:
- a CDS encoding RNA polymerase sigma factor, with the translated sequence MDEKVIIKKIKEGSREALGMLWKAHSTNVLNLAFRMLKNRDEAEDILMDIFVSVPGKIQNFRGESALNTWLYRLTVNECLMRLRSKKRHAELEEEHIELVTVSAIGSKHEEQLDYDPELLELGLSKLSAETRSMLWLKDAEDLSVKDLSEIYNMPEGTIKARLSRARTAVKNYLQENTNYA
- a CDS encoding DUF1538 domain-containing protein, which encodes MQKILFEKLKEAFASVLPITLIVLLVSHTPLVSFSVKEQVVFSISAIFLIVGIGLFNLGADLAMTPMGAYVGSGLTKSRRLLLLVSVCFVMGVLITVAEPDLSVLAEQVKNAVRPILLISTIGVGVGIFLLLAILKIVFKKDLSLIIIFFYMVLFMLGMLMVSVGRNAFVPLAFDSGGVTTGPITVPFIMALGVGVAGAIGGKNASENSFGLIALCSVGPILALMGLVVFSKGDLTYELSTAAYSIEASLGEHFLPVVLTVAKEVFIALALIVAFFGALQWTVLKLPMVKLVQVGVGICYTFIGLVIFLTAVTVGFMPIGFEIGCELAKRPHALVTAGFIIGMVVVLAEPAVHVLNKQVEEVTGGLVTKCSMLIALSVGVGISIGLSMLRIIIGFPIIYYLLPGYFISLGLSFFVPKLYTAIAFDSGGVASGPLTSSFILPLAIGACSVIHDGGDSILNYAFGIVAMVAMTPLITIQVLGFKAIVARLWRNRMMMRRLQDADDEQIIDFV
- the metH gene encoding methionine synthase, translated to MTLREAFESKMMLLDGGMGSVIQTYGIKGANNDMLSIEKPDIILDIQRRYVDAGVDCLTTNTFSSQRVSQHEYHQEHRIAEMNRASVKIAKQAAEEGFKKYGRKVYILGDVGPTSKMLSMSDDVNDPASRAITFDELEDAYLEQITVLMEEGVDAILIETIFDTLNAKAALSAYSKANEARIAAAKTAGTPEAEIKPIEVMLSMTVSDASGRTLSGQTVEAFAVSVMHMHPLSIGLNCGLGADGMVPYLRRMGVVAPCYLSCHPNAGLPNQFGGYDDTPEDMVRLMRVYLDDKLVNMIGGCCGTTPEHIAAMRKMLDELPADYKRREPAPKYVTCPRLRLAGLEPLFKDQVRPSNGADSCNAEDFAKVGERCNVAGSKKFLRLINEKNYEEALDIARKQVDDGADVIDVNMDDGLLDATAEMRTFLNLIASDPAVSRVPIMVDSSRFEVIEEGLKCIQGKSIVNSISLKMGEKAFIEHALTVKRLGAAVIVMLFDEEGQATNYERRVQIASRAYDIMVKQLHFDPSDIIYDPNVLTVATGMAEHNAYAIDFIRAVRWIMDNLPGVRISGGLSNLSFAFRGNNYLREAMHTTFLHYAIPNGMGMAIMNPSAIIEYKTIPLELRMAITEVIFNTEPDASEALIEIASRMTAAQAKAKETGAKYDPKAIFAMSTGAGSATSDANEKAAEAKPTTPEERLQEALLKGTSTTLQPDLMELINRGDSPVGIISGPLMDGMNEVGRLFGEGKMFLPQVVKTARTMKKAVEILQPYIEAGKDANAASRGKIVIATVKGDVHDIGKNIVSVIMACNGYDMVDLGVMVPEDVIVKAAIENKADILSLSGLITPSLEEMCTVAKAMQAAGQRIPIIVGGATTSPTHTAVKIAPCYDGPVFHVRDAASNPGLAQKLLDPATREQTIQENREEQQRIRDKQNGIKTEAANAMAAATSTPEERRYKCDWSKYQPVEPPFMGESKLPPIPIEKIIPLISWEYFFFTWKIKPEEEEAKKLKADAEALIKSLTKPEYSLRAVQAFYPAAGTENSVIFNTGRTGTDADLVEVSTARQQNPEGTCLALCDYIAPANANTASVFASPAGKDVFRDIVGAFAVTMSDTFVKRLEKLKAEQGGSDYDVLLMQTVADRLAEAGAEYLSRELERNNGWKGIRPAVGYPVLPNIKEIFNIAKLIDFGSVGISLTENGAMYPQASVSGLYISHPEIEYFNVKV
- a CDS encoding Spy/CpxP family protein refolding chaperone, which produces MNASTKTFIASLIIFACSLGFFIGAFAFNNAGFSTCSKNGICEFQPGDCCKKNMDCCKKKADCCKKKAPCGPDCKCPRCMRHGEEFGEGPHHKGDHFRGEPPRDPNFKGKHFDKKFDKKFDFKKGEAFMDSVLQVTPEQKAALEQQRRVMDSTFKELRKQKKEAEKTLREALDSNDDKKIAAAKANILKAQEGLLNHRIKGVKDFNKILTKEQLEKFKSMQFEHMKHAKHGKGEHGPEHHEQPQD
- a CDS encoding spermine synthase, with protein sequence MNIVIYALFALSGFAGLIYEGSWARYLKLFLGHSSYGQVLTLCIYMGGLAIGSFVAGKLVERVKRPLLGYAAVELAIGIGGLIYHPMYIWITDYFYDSNFVAGLSSRGAEILKVVLATGSTLPIAIAVGMTFPFIAAGLMRKSGAEVSLPMLYFTNSLGSAIGILFTSYTLIPVLGNHATLCVAASINFLLAAIFCYIGYTAPSTHEEELEEEGVGALATAGGDAVESRENANRTEPLNEDYVAEHKLAMPPKNMWFWIAGITGLTSFVYEIVWIRLLSLLMGSSSHSFDQMLSAFILGLAIGSAVSGKLLKKDSLVVLSLAQIFMGFFALCTLYFYKPFWEGMNVANQIFNTTNDGYVCWSIFKYALSILWMVPTSFFAGMTLPLITLILTRAFKSEAPIGKVYGWNTVGSILGSAGGGLLLLPLMQLKGSLVLAAVLDFMIGFILLVIYRKKFRYSVLFYVMTAVMILPSFFVNFDPHMITSGAFRAYKNLHPDEKIVVRDGKTATISFHESDVHYYVKTNGKADASMSKNRERPIEGDELTQAATAFMPMAMKDKPYDAAMVGFGSGMGAHYLLADPLVRDFDCVEIEEEMMNLARGFYPWNARGYDDPRIHIFIDDAQTFFLTNRRKYDLMISVPSNPWVSGVASLFSHEFYTKMRRYMKPGGLWVQWIQTYEFNDLLFLNILKALDVTFPYVSLYKAPEEPDIIIVASDEPVMQRAIGRFSTDSTLVKEFKRIHRDPDFFGEQNFLFTSKMVKSLLDGVEPNSTFIPMVDNKAEEARFVHSNARIVQVFDSCEICWPEYLDSADYALRRPMKVQSMLKAGTDKYRERALLAYLKEVKKRKKAFDGISAMLAVNGDDSATASENDADSAAVSSAVASVTVTVAGEEKAADSATAANSLVRPKFKVDETSPDWKKFREEYVEWMRGIPMEARDTNKVYVKVRKLVNAGALPESFVDEFNIMETARTKNYRLAAEYVANFYEKYEVAAMDEFFLRNAILVAFLAHNPTLADVLYKEAIKPHEEFAPIEKLLIQKEIPRIRRK
- a CDS encoding P-II family nitrogen regulator; this encodes MKANTHELIICIVNNGFSDTVMEAAKDAGARGGTVLNARGTANKEAESFFHIAIQPEKEVVMILVPLNVKDAVLHALYEKAGLDTMGQGIAFALPVDNVVGLTPWKVEHKAPEEKK